A window of the Desulforapulum autotrophicum HRM2 genome harbors these coding sequences:
- a CDS encoding molybdopterin-dependent aldehyde oxidoreductase, whose product MFKKTLIVNGISRTILHDPKATLSTVLRKQLMVLGVKVGCDAGQCGACNVIMDGKLIRSCITKMSRVPENAVITTIEGIGTPDNLHPIQLAWIRHGGAQCGFCTPGFIVSTKALLDSTPNPSREDIRDWFQKYKNACRCTGYKQIVDSVMDAARVINGEMTKEELAFKIPADGRIWGSSMPRPTAVAKVTGTWMFGADQGVLMPEGSLHLALVQAEISHGKILSIDTSEAEKMPGVVKVLTHKDVKGKNRISGLITFPTNKGDGWDRPILCDEKVFQYGDAIAIVCADTKNNAEAAAAKVKVDLEQLPEYMSAPAAMADDAIEIHPGTPNVYYIQKIAKGEETAPIFEKADFVMEGDYYVGRQPHLPIEPDVGFAYTNEDGKLVIHSKSIGLHLHMFMIAPGLGVDPENMVMVQNPTGGTFGYKFSPTMEALLGVAAMATGKPVHLEYSYKQQQQYTGKRSPFFTNVRMATDKQGKILAMETDWTVDHGPYSEFGDLLTLRGAQFIGAGYDIPNIRGEGRTVCTNHCWGAAFRGYGAPESQFPSEVLIDELAEKIDMDPLEFRFKNVYRKGATTPTGCAPDAYSLPDLIDLIRPKYKAAKENALAASTDEISRGVGVSVGVYGCGLDGPDTAEIDVELNPDNTVTVFATWHDHGQGADSGVLGSAHEALRPMNIRPDQIRLVLNDTSLCPNAGPAGGSRSQMVVGQAILNGCQALVAAAQKSDGTFRNYDEMKADKIATKCHGKWSAPCANGDENAQGDPLAGYMYGVFLAEVAVEKATGKTTVEAMTIGADIGVINNRLTVDGQIYGGVAQGIGLALTEDYEDIKRHSTLAGAGFPYIKQIPDKLDIMYIETPRDRGPFGAAGVGEMPLTSPHAAIINAIYNACGARVRDLPARPEKVLAAMPK is encoded by the coding sequence ATGTTTAAAAAGACACTCATAGTCAATGGGATTTCCAGAACCATTCTGCACGACCCCAAAGCCACCCTGTCCACGGTTCTGAGGAAACAGCTGATGGTTCTCGGCGTCAAGGTTGGATGCGATGCGGGCCAGTGCGGAGCCTGTAATGTGATCATGGACGGCAAACTAATCCGGTCATGCATCACCAAGATGAGCCGTGTTCCCGAAAATGCCGTCATCACCACCATTGAAGGAATCGGAACCCCTGACAACCTGCATCCCATCCAGCTTGCCTGGATACGCCATGGCGGTGCCCAGTGCGGATTCTGCACACCTGGGTTCATTGTCTCAACCAAGGCCCTGCTTGACAGCACCCCCAATCCCAGCCGTGAAGATATCCGGGACTGGTTCCAGAAGTATAAAAATGCCTGCCGATGCACGGGTTATAAACAGATTGTGGACTCTGTCATGGATGCAGCAAGGGTTATCAACGGGGAAATGACCAAGGAAGAACTTGCCTTTAAAATTCCTGCTGACGGCCGCATCTGGGGAAGCAGCATGCCCCGCCCAACCGCAGTTGCCAAGGTTACCGGCACCTGGATGTTTGGCGCGGATCAAGGCGTTCTCATGCCCGAAGGATCCCTGCACCTGGCCCTGGTCCAGGCCGAAATCTCCCATGGAAAGATTCTATCCATAGACACCTCTGAAGCTGAAAAAATGCCCGGCGTCGTCAAGGTCCTGACCCATAAGGATGTCAAGGGTAAAAACCGCATCTCGGGTCTGATCACCTTTCCCACCAACAAGGGAGACGGCTGGGATAGGCCGATTCTCTGCGATGAAAAGGTTTTCCAGTATGGGGATGCCATTGCCATTGTATGTGCAGACACCAAGAACAATGCCGAGGCTGCCGCAGCCAAGGTCAAGGTTGACCTTGAGCAACTTCCCGAATACATGAGCGCGCCTGCAGCCATGGCCGACGATGCCATTGAAATCCATCCAGGCACGCCCAATGTTTATTACATCCAGAAAATTGCCAAGGGCGAAGAGACAGCTCCGATTTTTGAAAAGGCAGATTTTGTCATGGAAGGTGACTACTATGTGGGCCGCCAGCCCCACCTTCCCATTGAACCGGACGTAGGCTTTGCCTATACCAACGAGGATGGAAAGCTTGTTATCCACTCCAAATCCATTGGCCTTCATCTGCACATGTTTATGATCGCTCCGGGACTTGGCGTTGATCCTGAAAACATGGTCATGGTCCAGAATCCCACGGGCGGTACCTTTGGTTACAAGTTCAGCCCCACCATGGAGGCGTTGCTGGGTGTGGCAGCCATGGCCACGGGAAAACCCGTTCATCTGGAGTACTCCTACAAGCAGCAGCAGCAATATACGGGCAAGCGTTCTCCGTTCTTCACCAATGTTCGCATGGCAACCGACAAACAGGGCAAAATCCTGGCCATGGAGACTGACTGGACTGTTGACCATGGTCCCTACTCTGAGTTCGGCGACCTTCTGACCCTCAGGGGTGCCCAGTTCATCGGGGCGGGCTACGACATTCCCAACATCCGTGGCGAGGGCAGAACCGTCTGCACCAACCACTGCTGGGGCGCAGCCTTCCGGGGCTATGGCGCACCTGAAAGCCAGTTCCCCTCCGAGGTACTCATTGACGAGCTTGCCGAGAAAATTGACATGGACCCCCTGGAATTTCGCTTCAAAAACGTCTATAGAAAGGGTGCCACCACCCCCACTGGATGTGCACCGGATGCCTATTCCCTGCCGGACCTCATCGACTTGATCCGCCCAAAATACAAGGCTGCCAAGGAAAACGCCCTTGCCGCTTCCACCGACGAGATCAGCCGGGGTGTCGGCGTTTCCGTTGGCGTGTATGGATGCGGCCTTGACGGACCTGATACGGCTGAAATTGATGTTGAACTCAACCCGGACAACACGGTCACCGTTTTTGCCACCTGGCACGACCATGGCCAGGGAGCCGACAGCGGGGTCCTTGGCTCGGCCCACGAGGCCCTGCGGCCCATGAACATCCGTCCGGACCAGATCCGGCTGGTGCTGAACGACACAAGCCTCTGCCCCAATGCAGGCCCTGCCGGCGGCAGCCGTTCCCAGATGGTCGTCGGTCAGGCCATCCTCAACGGATGCCAGGCCCTGGTTGCTGCAGCCCAGAAAAGTGACGGGACCTTCCGCAACTATGACGAAATGAAGGCGGACAAGATTGCAACCAAGTGCCACGGCAAATGGTCCGCACCCTGCGCCAATGGAGACGAAAACGCCCAGGGAGATCCCCTGGCAGGATACATGTACGGGGTGTTCCTGGCCGAAGTTGCCGTTGAAAAGGCCACGGGTAAAACCACGGTTGAAGCCATGACCATTGGGGCCGACATCGGAGTTATCAACAACCGTCTCACCGTGGACGGCCAGATTTACGGCGGGGTTGCCCAGGGAATCGGTCTTGCCCTGACCGAGGATTATGAGGACATCAAGCGCCACTCAACCCTTGCCGGTGCTGGATTCCCCTATATCAAACAGATCCCGGACAAGCTTGATATCATGTACATTGAAACCCCCCGTGACCGTGGACCATTCGGGGCCGCAGGTGTGGGCGAAATGCCCCTGACAAGCCCCCATGCCGCCATCATCAATGCCATCTACAACGCCTGTGGGGCAAGGGTGAGGGATCTGCCCGCCCGCCCGGAAAAGGTGCTGGCTGCAATGCCCAAATAA
- a CDS encoding molybdopterin-binding protein produces MKTVPVQEAVGMVLCHDLTRIVPGEFKGRAFKKGHVVQEEDVQTLLEIGKEHLYVWEATEGRIHENEAASRIATAASGPGIRLTQASEGRINLIADRDGLLKINVQALNRINSIDEMVFGTLHTNQQVTKGRGVAGTRVVPLTIKQDKIEQVEEICRQVFPLVEVKPFLARSIGMVTTGSEIFKGLIKDKFGPVLEEKFNLLNSSILRQILTSDDREMTTKAIKDLVNEGAHMVVVTGGMSVDPDDQTPAAIRATGARVVTYGSPVFPGAMFMLAYLGDVPIVGLPGCVMYYKATIFELIIPRLMAGDPVTREDISALGHGGFCENCPECHYPACPFGKN; encoded by the coding sequence ATGAAGACAGTTCCCGTGCAGGAAGCCGTTGGTATGGTATTGTGCCACGATCTGACACGTATTGTACCCGGGGAGTTTAAGGGACGCGCATTTAAAAAAGGCCATGTGGTCCAGGAAGAAGATGTCCAGACCCTTCTTGAGATCGGCAAAGAACACCTCTACGTCTGGGAGGCAACCGAAGGGCGTATCCATGAAAACGAGGCTGCCAGTCGCATTGCCACGGCCGCGTCCGGACCGGGTATCCGCCTCACCCAGGCAAGTGAAGGCCGAATTAACCTTATTGCAGACAGGGACGGACTTTTAAAAATAAATGTCCAGGCCCTGAACCGTATCAACAGTATTGATGAAATGGTATTCGGTACCCTTCACACCAATCAGCAGGTCACCAAGGGCAGAGGTGTGGCAGGTACAAGGGTGGTTCCCCTTACCATTAAACAAGATAAAATCGAACAGGTGGAAGAGATCTGCCGCCAGGTGTTCCCCCTGGTTGAGGTCAAACCGTTTCTTGCCAGAAGTATCGGCATGGTAACTACTGGAAGTGAAATATTCAAAGGCCTGATCAAAGATAAATTCGGGCCGGTTCTTGAAGAAAAATTTAACCTTTTAAACAGTTCCATTCTACGACAGATCCTGACATCAGACGATCGTGAAATGACAACAAAGGCCATTAAAGACCTGGTCAATGAAGGCGCCCACATGGTGGTGGTCACCGGCGGCATGTCCGTTGATCCCGACGACCAGACACCGGCGGCCATCCGGGCAACCGGTGCCCGGGTTGTGACCTATGGATCTCCGGTTTTCCCGGGAGCCATGTTCATGCTCGCCTACCTGGGTGATGTCCCCATTGTCGGTCTTCCCGGCTGTGTGATGTACTACAAGGCCACTATCTTTGAACTGATCATCCCAAGATTGATGGCAGGAGACCCGGTCACCCGGGAAGACATCTCGGCCCTGGGCCATGGGGGCTTCTGTGAGAACTGTCCGGAATGCCACTATCCTGCCTGCCCTTTTGGGAAGAATTAA
- a CDS encoding sigma-54-dependent transcriptional regulator, translating to MKPRIVIIDDEPITLKQLRRILEKEGYGVSAFSNPQRALQHLEQAPCDLVISDVQMPLMNGMDLMTRVKARFPDTEVILITGYASLDGAVEATKEGAFYYLEKPFTPTQVRDRVNQALDLNQWRGMVSESGQMPVIIGKSSKIREIVSIIGQIGPTDCNVMITGDSGSGKELVARAIHDTSNRRKGPFVAFNCGALTETLMDNELFGHEKGAFTGADTQTCGLLETATGGTLFIDEIGEMPQSMQVKLLRVLQEGELLRVGGNRPVAIDVRIVSATAVDVKTAVNQGGFRKDLYFRINVVNIKLPGLSERKEDIPLLAYHILNRLNCRGGRRIKAISEKAMALLHDYAFPGNVRELENILERATALCKADVIRVCDLPPDLIELELQSYKLPDETLMTLAELEQDYIAHLLRITGGVRTKTAEILGIDRASLWRKMKKYGQS from the coding sequence ATGAAACCCCGTATTGTTATTATCGATGATGAACCGATTACTCTCAAGCAGCTGAGGCGGATTCTTGAAAAGGAGGGGTATGGTGTCTCAGCCTTTTCAAATCCCCAGCGTGCCTTGCAGCATCTTGAACAGGCTCCCTGCGACCTTGTGATCAGCGATGTTCAGATGCCGTTGATGAACGGAATGGATCTCATGACCCGGGTCAAGGCCCGTTTCCCGGACACAGAGGTGATCCTCATTACCGGTTATGCCTCTTTAGATGGTGCTGTTGAGGCCACCAAGGAAGGTGCCTTTTATTACCTTGAAAAACCCTTTACCCCGACCCAGGTAAGGGACCGGGTGAACCAGGCCCTTGACCTCAACCAATGGAGAGGCATGGTTTCTGAGTCCGGTCAAATGCCGGTCATCATTGGAAAGAGCAGCAAAATAAGGGAAATTGTATCCATCATCGGGCAGATTGGGCCGACAGACTGCAATGTGATGATCACCGGTGATTCTGGAAGCGGCAAAGAACTTGTGGCCCGGGCCATTCATGACACAAGCAATCGTCGAAAAGGGCCGTTTGTGGCCTTTAACTGCGGTGCGTTGACCGAAACCCTCATGGATAACGAATTGTTCGGCCATGAAAAAGGGGCTTTCACCGGTGCTGACACCCAAACCTGCGGATTACTTGAAACAGCCACCGGAGGGACACTTTTTATCGATGAAATAGGTGAAATGCCCCAATCCATGCAGGTGAAGCTTCTCAGGGTACTCCAGGAGGGCGAGCTCCTGCGGGTGGGGGGTAATCGGCCCGTTGCCATTGATGTCCGCATTGTTTCCGCCACGGCTGTTGACGTAAAGACCGCAGTCAACCAGGGCGGGTTTCGGAAGGATCTTTATTTTCGCATTAATGTGGTGAATATCAAGCTGCCCGGGCTGAGCGAGAGAAAAGAGGATATCCCGCTTCTTGCCTACCACATCCTTAACCGTCTAAACTGCCGGGGTGGGCGAAGGATCAAGGCCATCTCAGAAAAGGCCATGGCCCTGCTGCATGACTATGCATTTCCTGGAAATGTGCGGGAGCTGGAAAATATTCTGGAGCGGGCAACAGCACTGTGCAAGGCAGATGTGATCCGTGTGTGCGACCTGCCGCCGGACCTTATTGAGCTTGAACTTCAGAGCTATAAATTACCCGATGAAACCTTGATGACCCTGGCTGAACTGGAACAGGATTACATCGCCCACCTGCTGCGGATCACCGGCGGTGTCCGCACGAAAACCGCTGAGATCCTCGGCATTGACCGTGCCTCCCTGTGGCGAAAAATGAAAAAATACGGTCAGTCCTAG
- a CDS encoding universal stress protein: MFRQILLVFENEKILSEALVYARRFAKRIDSTVTLLIIVPMSFAGRTAITPKRNTIRNIELRMGKRLSESLQPFIQEGIEVNSALRIGNPAQEMLKFLADRPPFQSIIWGSGHDLPDKGRGSRRHWISQVMGSLECPLLTVSRKETE, translated from the coding sequence ATGTTTCGTCAAATTCTACTTGTGTTTGAAAATGAAAAGATTCTTTCCGAGGCCCTGGTTTATGCCCGAAGGTTTGCCAAGCGTATCGATTCAACGGTTACGCTTTTGATCATCGTACCCATGTCCTTTGCAGGCCGCACAGCCATCACCCCCAAACGAAACACCATCCGAAATATTGAACTGCGGATGGGGAAACGCCTGTCAGAAAGCCTACAGCCCTTTATCCAGGAGGGCATTGAAGTCAATTCCGCCCTTCGAATTGGGAACCCGGCCCAGGAGATGCTGAAATTTCTGGCAGACCGCCCCCCGTTTCAGTCAATCATCTGGGGCAGCGGCCATGACCTGCCGGACAAGGGTCGGGGGAGCCGGCGTCACTGGATTTCCCAGGTGATGGGAAGCCTTGAATGTCCCCTTCTAACCGTGAGCAGAAAAGAGACAGAATGA
- a CDS encoding SLC13 family permease, with amino-acid sequence MEPLTLDMILVMAMIGLAIFLFIVEWVRVDVVAILMMVTLPLLHLVTPKEAFVGLSSNAVVSIIAVIIIGAGLDRTGMINKLVAPVLRLAGNSASRIIIAISVTVAIISSFMQNIGAAALFLPAIQRISKMQKIPLGRLLMPVGFSAILGGTITLVGCSPLILLNDLLAPFNLKPFGLFDVTPIGLVLVASGITCFVLLGRFILPQGETKDEPQNLCFASPEIPEDGQEEKAVTATEIYELKTPDDFIDYRDPIIVEDLRRRYLLNVVAITEPPDYHVISPLPDMEIRSGIDLVVCGEKKNVLRMATDLGLHLKEELETYRTRLGCDAAGSVEAVVAPRSPFAGRSLREINFQDRFRVTPLSVYRQEETYRAKIDDIVIQIGDVVTLHGTWKRLGALQKEGGLLFSLPTDLEEMRPEKALWAGLWLITALVMIMGLKIQLSVALMTGALGMILSRVLTIDEAYQSVDWRTIFLLAGLIPLGIATEKTGAAAWIAHTILSVIGDVSPIVLLTVIGLLSTMFTLVISNVGATVLLVPLVVNMAIAAHTDPRMAALVVGLATSNSFMLPTHQVNALYMGPGHYRTVDFIKAGALVSVVFLVVMIAMISLVYGI; translated from the coding sequence ATGGAACCTTTAACCCTTGATATGATCCTTGTAATGGCCATGATCGGACTTGCCATCTTTCTTTTTATCGTTGAGTGGGTCCGGGTGGATGTGGTCGCCATCCTGATGATGGTCACCCTTCCCCTGCTTCATCTGGTGACGCCCAAGGAAGCCTTTGTGGGCCTGAGCAGCAATGCCGTGGTCTCGATTATCGCAGTTATCATCATTGGTGCGGGCCTGGACCGAACGGGGATGATCAACAAACTGGTGGCGCCCGTGCTTCGCCTTGCCGGCAACAGTGCCTCCAGGATCATCATTGCCATCTCGGTGACCGTGGCAATTATTTCAAGCTTTATGCAGAACATCGGTGCTGCCGCACTTTTTCTGCCGGCCATCCAGCGAATCAGCAAGATGCAGAAGATCCCCCTGGGGCGGCTGCTCATGCCCGTGGGTTTCAGCGCCATCCTTGGTGGTACTATTACCCTGGTGGGGTGCAGCCCCCTGATTCTGCTCAATGATCTTCTGGCCCCGTTTAATTTAAAACCCTTCGGCCTGTTTGATGTCACCCCCATCGGTCTTGTTCTTGTGGCAAGCGGCATCACCTGTTTTGTTCTCCTGGGTCGATTTATCCTGCCCCAGGGTGAAACCAAGGATGAGCCCCAGAATCTCTGTTTTGCCTCCCCTGAAATACCCGAAGACGGGCAAGAGGAGAAAGCCGTCACCGCAACTGAAATTTATGAATTGAAAACCCCGGATGATTTTATCGATTACCGGGATCCCATCATCGTGGAAGATCTGAGACGGCGGTATCTGCTCAATGTCGTGGCCATTACCGAACCACCTGATTACCACGTGATCTCTCCCCTTCCTGACATGGAGATCCGCTCGGGCATTGATCTTGTGGTCTGCGGTGAGAAAAAAAATGTGCTCAGGATGGCCACAGACCTGGGCCTTCACCTGAAAGAGGAGCTGGAAACCTATCGAACACGTCTTGGCTGTGATGCGGCTGGATCCGTGGAGGCGGTTGTTGCCCCCCGTTCCCCCTTTGCCGGAAGATCGTTGCGTGAGATTAACTTCCAGGATCGGTTCAGGGTGACGCCCTTGAGTGTCTACCGCCAGGAAGAGACCTATCGTGCCAAAATTGATGACATTGTCATCCAGATCGGTGATGTGGTCACCCTCCATGGGACCTGGAAGCGCCTTGGTGCATTGCAGAAGGAAGGCGGGCTTCTTTTCAGCCTTCCCACGGATTTAGAGGAGATGCGGCCTGAAAAGGCACTATGGGCAGGACTATGGCTCATCACGGCCCTGGTTATGATCATGGGGCTTAAAATTCAGCTGTCAGTGGCCCTGATGACCGGGGCCCTGGGCATGATTCTCTCCCGGGTTCTGACCATTGATGAAGCCTATCAGTCCGTTGACTGGCGGACCATTTTTCTCCTGGCTGGCCTGATTCCCCTTGGCATTGCCACGGAAAAAACCGGTGCTGCCGCATGGATTGCCCATACCATCCTGAGTGTCATCGGGGATGTCTCCCCCATTGTTCTTTTGACCGTTATCGGGTTGCTTTCCACCATGTTCACCCTGGTGATTTCAAACGTCGGTGCAACGGTTCTGCTGGTTCCCCTGGTTGTCAACATGGCCATTGCTGCCCACACGGATCCCCGAATGGCGGCCCTGGTGGTCGGCCTTGCCACGAGTAATTCATTCATGCTGCCCACCCACCAGGTCAATGCCCTTTACATGGGCCCGGGGCATTACCGAACCGTTGACTTCATCAAGGCAGGCGCCCTGGTCAGTGTGGTTTTTCTGGTTGTCATGATCGCCATGATCAGCCTGGTCTATGGCATTTAA
- a CDS encoding cytidylate kinase-like family protein — protein MSIITISRGSYSMGKTVAEKVAQRLNFDIISRDVLLDASNHFNVPEIKLINAIHDAPKILDRYSRSKNAYIAYIRSSLVERALNDNLVYHGLAGHLLLKGIPHVLKVRITENLEGRIANMVKRDKISPQEARSLILADDSQRRKWTRSLYGEDTRDTALYDLSICIDKLSIDNAVDFICQAAGTKGLQTTEQGRQEIADLAVACRVKAALVDEFPNLGVACEYGNVLIYMKGRDSASGKLVKKLNNIRNNIKGINHLETHAGVEFPLDAI, from the coding sequence ATGTCTATCATTACGATCTCCCGTGGCTCTTATTCCATGGGGAAAACCGTTGCTGAAAAAGTGGCCCAGCGCCTCAACTTTGATATCATCAGCAGGGACGTACTCCTGGACGCCTCCAATCACTTTAACGTGCCTGAAATCAAACTCATCAACGCCATTCACGATGCTCCTAAAATCCTGGATCGCTACAGCCGCAGCAAAAATGCCTATATTGCCTACATTCGCTCTTCCCTGGTGGAACGGGCCCTTAACGATAATCTGGTATACCACGGGCTGGCCGGTCATTTGCTGCTCAAGGGTATCCCCCATGTCCTTAAGGTCAGGATCACGGAAAATCTTGAAGGTCGCATTGCCAATATGGTAAAAAGGGATAAAATTTCCCCCCAGGAGGCCCGTTCTCTGATCCTGGCAGATGACAGCCAGCGCCGCAAATGGACCCGTTCCCTCTATGGCGAAGATACCCGGGATACCGCACTTTATGATTTAAGCATCTGCATTGACAAACTTTCCATTGATAATGCCGTGGATTTCATCTGCCAGGCGGCAGGCACCAAAGGCTTACAAACCACTGAACAAGGACGGCAGGAAATAGCGGATCTGGCTGTGGCCTGTCGGGTCAAGGCCGCCCTTGTGGATGAGTTCCCAAACCTTGGTGTGGCCTGTGAATATGGTAATGTGTTGATTTATATGAAAGGCAGGGATTCAGCTTCCGGGAAGCTTGTCAAAAAGCTTAACAATATCCGTAATAATATCAAAGGGATAAACCATCTTGAAACCCATGCCGGCGTCGAATTCCCACTGGATGCCATCTAA
- a CDS encoding cytidylate kinase family protein: MSIIIISADTGEIEEIIAQKVAETMGFTTLDHHILAEVASAHGIDPDQLDEALKTTPSLFKKMTAKQWRYALSCLEAEVLDRLLKDNIVCHGVAAHLYVTGVSHAMKVRILKGKNRVIKEIVQHRGLSLEKTERCCAAELEQRKKWSMAAYGFDETDLSQYDLVINLDQIDPEEAVRTIAGAAEYRKFQVMTYSMKCLSDLALAARVNTVLLDSMTDINVQSHDGSVVVTAKASNRQKRERIALIKEMAGKVDGVRYVEVHVK; encoded by the coding sequence ATGTCCATCATTATTATTTCCGCGGATACAGGGGAAATAGAAGAAATTATTGCCCAGAAAGTCGCTGAAACCATGGGCTTTACAACCCTTGATCACCACATCCTGGCCGAAGTTGCATCGGCCCATGGTATTGATCCTGACCAGTTGGATGAAGCCCTGAAGACAACCCCTTCGCTGTTTAAAAAAATGACGGCCAAACAGTGGCGTTATGCCCTGTCCTGCCTGGAAGCAGAGGTCCTTGACCGGCTTTTAAAAGACAATATTGTCTGCCATGGCGTGGCGGCCCACCTTTATGTTACCGGCGTATCCCATGCCATGAAGGTCCGCATCCTTAAAGGAAAAAACCGGGTGATCAAGGAAATTGTTCAACACCGGGGGCTCTCCCTTGAAAAAACTGAACGCTGCTGCGCCGCTGAACTGGAACAACGCAAAAAATGGTCCATGGCTGCCTATGGGTTTGATGAAACAGACCTCTCCCAGTATGATCTGGTGATCAACCTTGACCAGATCGATCCGGAAGAAGCGGTCAGAACAATAGCCGGCGCAGCAGAATACCGGAAATTTCAAGTGATGACCTATTCCATGAAATGCCTGTCGGACCTGGCCCTTGCCGCCAGGGTCAATACGGTCCTTTTAGACTCAATGACCGATATTAACGTCCAGTCCCACGACGGCTCCGTTGTGGTGACGGCAAAGGCATCCAACCGGCAGAAAAGAGAGCGGATTGCATTGATCAAAGAGATGGCCGGCAAGGTTGACGGCGTCCGGTATGTGGAAGTTCATGTGAAATAA
- a CDS encoding response regulator: MAKPLEVLLLDDEPIVGRRLRPALDKIGCCVEVFEDPEKAVARIDEKEFDIVVTDIRMEGLDGLQVMAHVQKTWPRTKVIMITGYAKIDLAREAMGKGVFDFIAKPFRPDDLRKIIYKAAEALGIPMESSSSGSGPGPVEH; this comes from the coding sequence ATGGCAAAACCATTGGAAGTCCTGCTGCTGGACGATGAGCCCATTGTTGGCAGGCGTCTTAGACCTGCCCTTGATAAGATTGGCTGTTGTGTGGAGGTGTTTGAAGACCCGGAAAAAGCAGTGGCAAGAATTGATGAAAAAGAGTTTGACATCGTGGTGACCGATATCCGCATGGAGGGGCTGGATGGGCTCCAGGTGATGGCCCATGTGCAGAAAACGTGGCCCCGCACCAAGGTGATCATGATCACGGGCTATGCAAAAATCGACCTTGCCCGTGAAGCCATGGGAAAAGGGGTGTTTGATTTTATCGCCAAGCCTTTCAGGCCGGACGATTTGAGAAAAATCATCTATAAGGCTGCCGAGGCCCTTGGCATTCCCATGGAATCGTCTTCATCGGGCAGCGGGCCCGGGCCGGTTGAGCACTGA
- a CDS encoding response regulator, protein MPNKPLKIMLIDDEDIVGKRLKPALEKTGDLVETFQDGEQALARFNEMPFDIVVTDIRMEKMDGIEILEKVLARSSTTKVIIITGYATVEIAREALSKGAFDFIAKPFKPVDLREIIKRASKELGC, encoded by the coding sequence ATGCCAAACAAACCGCTGAAGATCATGCTTATTGATGATGAAGATATCGTTGGTAAACGGCTCAAACCTGCCCTGGAAAAAACAGGGGACCTGGTTGAAACCTTTCAAGATGGTGAACAGGCGCTGGCCCGGTTTAATGAAATGCCCTTTGATATTGTTGTGACCGACATCCGCATGGAAAAAATGGATGGAATTGAAATCCTGGAAAAGGTCCTTGCCCGATCAAGCACCACAAAGGTCATCATCATCACGGGGTATGCCACCGTTGAGATTGCAAGGGAAGCCCTGTCAAAAGGCGCCTTTGATTTTATTGCCAAACCGTTCAAACCCGTGGATCTCCGGGAAATCATCAAACGTGCATCCAAAGAACTGGGATGCTGA